In the Pseudolabrys taiwanensis genome, one interval contains:
- a CDS encoding HU family DNA-binding protein has translation MATPGKTATPATVTLKHLAAALADTHEIPKKQAETVLGDLVDNIVKHLKKGEKIRIGGLGILQVRKRAARVGRNPATGEQIQIKASKKVAFRAAKELKEAI, from the coding sequence ATGGCTACACCTGGAAAGACAGCGACTCCGGCTACGGTCACCCTGAAGCATTTGGCTGCCGCGCTCGCGGATACGCACGAAATTCCGAAGAAGCAGGCAGAGACCGTACTCGGCGATCTCGTCGACAACATCGTGAAACACCTGAAGAAGGGCGAGAAGATCCGTATCGGCGGCCTGGGCATCCTGCAGGTCCGCAAGCGCGCCGCGCGCGTCGGCCGTAATCCGGCAACCGGCGAGCAGATTCAGATCAAGGCTTCCAAGAAAGTGGCCTTCCGCGCCGCCAAGGAGCTGAAGGAAGCGATCTGA
- a CDS encoding AraC family transcriptional regulator: MLDDLSTRYLEFHDTDRALAAMEVDYPDGTSTGLHAHPRGQLLYAIEGVMIVRSAAGTWVVPPNRALWIVAGLEHDVRMSGAVKIRTVFIDARKIGNLPAKSCVINVSALLRELIVAAVQVPADYQEDSRDDRVMRLLVDELRESDVLPLHLPLPRDPRLKSICQALIDHPADSSTADQWGERLNVTAKTVHRLFVKETGMTFAQWREQARLLFALRRIASGERIIDVAFDCGYASQSAFTAMFRRHFGAPPSAFYR, translated from the coding sequence ATGCTCGACGACCTCTCCACGCGGTACTTGGAATTCCACGACACGGATCGCGCGCTGGCGGCGATGGAGGTGGATTATCCCGACGGCACTTCCACCGGCCTTCATGCCCATCCACGCGGACAGCTTCTTTATGCGATCGAGGGCGTGATGATCGTGCGCTCGGCGGCCGGCACGTGGGTCGTGCCGCCCAATCGAGCGCTGTGGATCGTTGCCGGCCTAGAGCACGACGTCCGCATGTCCGGCGCGGTCAAGATTCGGACGGTTTTCATCGATGCGCGGAAGATCGGCAACCTTCCCGCGAAAAGCTGCGTCATCAACGTATCCGCGCTGCTGCGCGAACTCATCGTCGCGGCCGTCCAGGTGCCGGCCGACTACCAAGAGGACAGCCGGGACGATCGGGTCATGCGGCTGTTGGTGGACGAGCTTCGGGAATCGGATGTGTTGCCGTTGCACCTGCCGCTGCCGCGCGACCCGCGGCTCAAGTCGATCTGCCAGGCATTGATCGATCACCCGGCCGATTCGTCGACCGCCGATCAGTGGGGTGAGCGACTGAACGTGACGGCGAAAACGGTGCATCGGCTCTTCGTCAAAGAAACCGGAATGACTTTCGCGCAATGGCGCGAACAAGCGCGCCTGTTGTTCGCCCTTCGCAGAATTGCGAGCGGCGAGCGGATTATCGATGTCGCCTTCGATTGCGGTTATGCCAGTCAGAGCGCATTCACGGCGATGTTTCGACGCCATTTTGGGGCGCCGCCGTCGGCCTTCTATCGCTAG
- a CDS encoding DMT family transporter has product MKSKFAFLYPFFAIVLWSGNVIVSRLSAHTIGPEAITFYRLALAVLLMSTFVAVPAWRNRAIIWPNLGQLAILGFLAMCLFQSLSYLAAESTTATNMAVFTALTPLLTVALSALLLKEQPTIGMVGGGVLSLAGLVYLVSAGDPGAMVREGVHLGDPLMFIAALGYALYGVLLKRWDLPVAGWQSTYMQAICALAIMFPAFLATPAPMRALNGATLPLIAYAGGLASVVLPFFWLRGVHLLGPSRCAAFMNLLPVLTALAAIAFLGEPVQRHHVIGGGAALLGVACAELLRRPLRGAPAKRGSAVA; this is encoded by the coding sequence ATGAAAAGTAAATTCGCTTTCCTCTATCCCTTTTTCGCAATCGTCCTTTGGTCCGGAAATGTCATCGTCTCGAGACTGTCCGCGCACACGATCGGACCCGAGGCGATCACCTTCTATCGTCTTGCCTTAGCCGTGCTCTTAATGAGCACATTCGTCGCCGTGCCGGCATGGCGCAATCGTGCGATCATCTGGCCGAATCTCGGACAGTTGGCCATCCTCGGCTTTCTGGCGATGTGCCTGTTCCAAAGCCTGTCTTATCTTGCCGCGGAGAGCACAACCGCGACAAACATGGCGGTGTTTACGGCGCTGACACCGCTATTGACGGTGGCCCTGAGCGCTTTGCTGCTGAAGGAACAGCCGACCATCGGGATGGTCGGTGGCGGCGTGCTGTCGCTGGCAGGGCTTGTCTACCTGGTGAGCGCCGGCGATCCCGGCGCGATGGTGCGCGAAGGCGTGCACCTCGGCGATCCTCTTATGTTCATCGCGGCTTTGGGTTACGCGCTTTACGGTGTGCTGCTGAAGCGCTGGGATCTTCCCGTTGCGGGCTGGCAATCGACCTATATGCAGGCGATCTGCGCGCTGGCGATCATGTTTCCCGCGTTCCTTGCCACGCCGGCGCCGATGCGTGCGTTGAACGGCGCGACCCTGCCGCTCATCGCTTATGCGGGCGGCCTTGCATCGGTCGTGCTGCCCTTCTTCTGGCTGCGCGGCGTGCACCTTCTCGGCCCCAGCCGCTGCGCCGCCTTCATGAACCTGCTGCCGGTACTCACGGCGTTGGCTGCGATCGCGTTCCTCGGCGAGCCCGTACAACGCCATCATGTCATCGGCGGCGGCGCTGCGCTCCTCGGCGTCGCCTGCGCCGAGCTCTTGCGCCGCCCCTTACGGGGCGCGCCGGCGAAGAGGGGAAGCGCTGTCGCCTGA
- a CDS encoding alpha/beta fold hydrolase yields the protein MHFRTVGVDGVDIFYREAGEAGRPVILLLHGFPSAGHMFRDLIPELADDFHVIAPDLPGFGQSAQPSRDTFTYSFANLAKVMARFTEVIGLDRFALYVFDYGAPVGFRLASRHPERITAIVSQNGNAYVEGLSDGWNPIRAYWESPTLDNRNALRGFLTPETTLFQYTHGVPDPATVSPDGRSLDDFYLARPGNADIQLDLMLDYQSNIEAYPSFHDYFRKHSPPFIALWGRNDPFFLPAGAEAFKRDLPQAEVRFFDTGHFALETHAAEIGAAIREFLPRR from the coding sequence ATGCACTTCCGGACCGTGGGCGTGGACGGCGTCGACATTTTCTACCGCGAGGCCGGTGAGGCGGGCCGCCCGGTTATCCTGCTACTGCATGGTTTCCCGTCGGCCGGGCACATGTTCCGCGACCTGATCCCGGAACTGGCGGACGATTTTCACGTCATCGCGCCGGACCTGCCGGGCTTCGGCCAGTCGGCGCAGCCGTCGCGCGATACCTTCACCTACAGCTTTGCCAATCTGGCAAAGGTGATGGCTCGCTTCACCGAGGTGATCGGTCTCGATCGCTTCGCGCTCTATGTGTTCGATTACGGCGCGCCGGTCGGCTTCCGGCTGGCGAGCCGTCATCCCGAGCGCATAACCGCGATCGTGTCGCAGAACGGCAATGCCTATGTCGAAGGATTGAGTGACGGTTGGAATCCGATTCGCGCCTATTGGGAATCGCCGACGCTCGATAATCGCAACGCGTTGCGCGGTTTTCTGACGCCGGAGACGACGCTCTTTCAATATACGCATGGCGTGCCGGATCCGGCGACGGTGTCGCCGGACGGCCGCAGCCTCGACGACTTCTATCTGGCACGGCCCGGCAATGCCGACATCCAGCTCGATCTGATGCTCGATTACCAGTCGAACATCGAGGCGTATCCGAGCTTCCACGATTACTTCAGGAAGCACAGCCCGCCGTTTATCGCACTGTGGGGCCGTAACGATCCATTCTTCCTGCCGGCGGGAGCGGAGGCTTTCAAACGCGATCTGCCACAGGCCGAAGTGCGTTTCTTCGACACCGGGCATTTCGCCCTCGAGACGCATGCAGCGGAAATCGGCGCAGCGATCCGCGAATTCCTGCCGCGCCGCTAG
- a CDS encoding CGNR zinc finger domain-containing protein, giving the protein MSPTPHPVPADDAEPAGAAPWPALGDHLALDFLNTTATARGGRVEWLSSGEAFLEWLKTAAVIDKPPRFERAALDGAAKDAIELREWFRGVLERVKAKGRGAMAPSDLKRLNALLARGATFQRVEPTSDGFKTVSVRPVDDAQALLAPLAAAIADLLCHGDLALVRRCEGEQCTLWFYDRTKSHRRRWCSQALCGNRAKAAAFRHRHRDGH; this is encoded by the coding sequence ATGAGCCCCACCCCGCACCCCGTGCCAGCCGACGACGCCGAACCCGCCGGCGCGGCGCCCTGGCCGGCGCTTGGCGACCACCTGGCGCTCGATTTCCTGAACACGACCGCCACGGCGCGCGGTGGCCGCGTCGAATGGCTGAGTTCAGGCGAGGCATTCCTGGAGTGGCTCAAGACGGCCGCCGTCATCGACAAGCCGCCGCGCTTCGAGCGCGCGGCGCTCGACGGCGCTGCAAAGGACGCGATCGAATTGCGTGAGTGGTTCCGTGGCGTACTCGAGCGGGTGAAGGCCAAGGGGCGCGGCGCCATGGCTCCGTCCGACCTCAAGCGGCTGAATGCGTTGCTCGCGCGCGGCGCGACCTTCCAGCGCGTCGAGCCGACATCGGACGGCTTCAAGACCGTCAGCGTCCGGCCGGTGGACGATGCGCAAGCCCTGCTGGCGCCGCTGGCCGCCGCGATCGCCGACCTCCTCTGTCACGGCGATCTCGCGCTGGTGCGCCGCTGCGAAGGCGAGCAGTGCACGTTATGGTTCTACGACCGCACCAAGTCGCACCGGCGCCGCTGGTGCAGTCAGGCGCTGTGCGGCAACCGGGCCAAAGCGGCGGCGTTCCGTCATCGTCACCGCGATGGGCATTGA
- the pepT gene encoding peptidase T — MGDTRAWRDAVPAFPAFDHTVLERFLRYVTIDTQSDPDSPTTPSTEKQKNLGRLLVTELREIGLADADMDDNGYVYATLPATSAKTVPVLCFCSHMDTSPDCSGAGVKPQIVRNYQGGDIVLPGDPAQVIRAAEHPALAKQIGNDIVTTDGTTLLGADNKAGVAEIVDAMRFLVAHPEIKHGTIKVLFTPDEEIGRGVDKADLKRLSADFAYTIDGESAGTVEDETFSADAAVVTIQGVSAHPGFAKGKMENAIKIAARIIDNLPRDTCSPETTEDREGFVHPHGVEAALDGATLKFILRDFTDEGLKDKAAVLERAVKTALKDFPRSSYRMKVTEQYRNMRQVLERHPQVVANAMEAVHRAGLAPIKNSIRGGTDGSRLSFMGLPCPNVFAGEHAFHSRLEWVSVQDMEAAVRTIVHLATIWEEQA; from the coding sequence ATGGGGGACACACGAGCCTGGAGAGACGCGGTGCCAGCCTTCCCCGCCTTCGACCACACCGTCCTCGAGCGCTTCCTGCGCTATGTGACGATCGACACCCAATCCGACCCCGATTCGCCGACGACGCCGTCGACCGAGAAACAGAAGAATCTCGGCCGGCTGCTGGTCACGGAGCTGCGCGAGATCGGCCTTGCCGACGCCGACATGGACGACAACGGCTACGTCTACGCGACGCTGCCGGCGACCAGCGCCAAGACGGTGCCGGTGCTCTGCTTCTGCTCGCACATGGACACCTCGCCCGACTGCAGCGGCGCCGGTGTGAAGCCGCAGATCGTGCGCAACTACCAGGGCGGCGACATCGTCCTGCCGGGCGATCCGGCGCAGGTCATCCGCGCCGCCGAGCATCCCGCCCTCGCCAAGCAGATCGGCAACGACATCGTCACCACGGACGGCACAACGCTGCTCGGCGCCGACAACAAGGCCGGCGTCGCCGAGATCGTCGATGCCATGCGTTTCCTCGTCGCCCATCCCGAGATCAAGCACGGCACCATCAAGGTGTTGTTCACGCCCGACGAGGAGATCGGCCGCGGCGTCGACAAGGCCGATCTGAAACGGCTCTCCGCCGACTTCGCCTATACCATCGACGGCGAGAGCGCCGGCACGGTGGAGGACGAGACCTTCTCGGCCGATGCCGCGGTCGTCACCATCCAGGGCGTCAGCGCGCATCCCGGCTTTGCCAAAGGCAAGATGGAGAACGCGATCAAGATCGCCGCCCGCATCATCGACAACCTGCCCAGGGACACCTGCTCGCCGGAGACGACGGAAGACCGCGAAGGCTTCGTGCATCCGCACGGCGTCGAAGCCGCGCTCGACGGCGCCACGCTCAAATTCATTCTGCGCGACTTCACCGATGAAGGGCTGAAGGACAAAGCGGCGGTGCTGGAGCGCGCGGTCAAAACCGCGCTCAAGGACTTCCCGCGCTCGAGCTATCGCATGAAAGTCACCGAGCAGTACCGCAACATGCGGCAGGTGCTCGAGCGTCATCCGCAGGTGGTCGCCAATGCGATGGAGGCGGTGCACCGCGCCGGCCTCGCGCCGATCAAGAACAGCATCCGCGGCGGCACCGACGGCTCACGCCTGTCCTTCATGGGCCTGCCCTGCCCCAACGTCTTCGCCGGCGAACACGCCTTCCACTCGCGGCTCGAATGGGTCAGCGTTCAGGACATGGAAGCCGCCGTGCGCACCATCGTGCACCTGGCGACGATCTGGGAAGAACAAGCCTGA
- a CDS encoding Bug family tripartite tricarboxylate transporter substrate binding protein, which translates to MTKRLQLIAAAVGLAALAAPAFADSYPSRPITLVVPFPAGGPVDTTSRIVADKMKDALGQTVIVENVGGAAGGLAAARVARAAPDGYTIMTGIWGTHVANSAIYKLPYDVKDDFTPIALVSVNPLLIVSSKKTPATNLKELIAWLKANPGKATQGTSGVGSVGHVGGVFFEKMTGVKYNYVPYRGLAPAMQDLAAGNIDLMFDTPATSLPHVKAGTIRAYAVTAKKRLESAPDIPTVDEAGLPGLYISTWTAFFGPKGMDKEVVAKLEAAAKKALADPDVKKRLANVGQDVYPPEEQSAAYLAKFQDEELKKWTPIIKDANIKVE; encoded by the coding sequence ATGACAAAACGGCTTCAGTTGATTGCGGCGGCGGTCGGCCTGGCGGCCCTGGCGGCGCCGGCCTTCGCCGACTCTTATCCGTCGCGGCCGATTACGCTTGTTGTGCCATTTCCGGCCGGCGGCCCGGTCGATACGACAAGCCGCATCGTTGCGGACAAGATGAAGGATGCGCTGGGGCAGACGGTCATCGTCGAGAACGTCGGCGGCGCGGCCGGCGGCCTCGCGGCGGCGCGCGTCGCCCGCGCCGCTCCCGACGGCTACACGATCATGACCGGGATCTGGGGAACCCACGTCGCCAACAGCGCGATCTACAAGCTGCCTTACGATGTGAAGGACGACTTCACGCCGATCGCGCTGGTGTCGGTCAATCCGCTGCTCATCGTGTCCAGCAAGAAGACGCCGGCCACCAATCTGAAAGAGCTGATCGCCTGGCTGAAGGCAAATCCCGGTAAGGCGACGCAGGGCACCTCGGGTGTCGGCAGCGTCGGGCACGTCGGCGGCGTCTTCTTCGAGAAGATGACGGGCGTGAAATACAACTATGTGCCTTACCGCGGGCTCGCGCCGGCGATGCAGGATCTCGCGGCGGGCAACATCGATCTGATGTTCGATACGCCCGCGACCTCGCTGCCGCACGTCAAAGCCGGCACCATTCGCGCCTATGCGGTGACGGCCAAGAAGCGGCTCGAATCGGCGCCGGACATTCCGACGGTCGATGAAGCGGGGTTGCCCGGTCTTTACATCTCGACCTGGACGGCCTTCTTCGGACCGAAGGGGATGGACAAAGAGGTCGTTGCCAAGCTCGAGGCGGCGGCGAAAAAGGCCCTGGCCGATCCGGACGTCAAGAAGCGACTCGCCAATGTCGGCCAGGATGTCTATCCGCCGGAGGAGCAGTCGGCGGCCTATCTCGCCAAGTTCCAGGACGAAGAACTCAAGAAGTGGACGCCCATCATCAAGGACGCCAACATCAAGGTCGAGTGA
- a CDS encoding glutathione S-transferase family protein, translating to MLTLYNAAHSTCSQKVRICLAEKKLPFKDVKLDIGKAKEHLRPEYLKINPNGVVPTLVDDDEIIVDSSVICEYLEERYPEVRLSPENLADRARMRAWMRFLEEVPTAAVRVPSFNMGFLPRYEGMDRKTFEGVESDVRPIRKQFYRRMGPQGFKKEDVEASYEQIANTCSRMNAALEKGPWLLGEQYTLADIIVAPLIDRMADLGMDTIWNEKFPRVADWYERMKARPAFQQTFYPGARMSEFLPLAPAIKEETTK from the coding sequence ATGCTGACGCTTTACAACGCCGCGCACTCGACCTGCAGCCAGAAGGTGCGCATCTGCCTTGCCGAAAAGAAGCTGCCGTTCAAGGACGTGAAGCTCGATATCGGCAAGGCGAAAGAGCATCTGCGTCCGGAATATCTCAAGATCAATCCGAACGGCGTGGTGCCGACACTGGTCGACGACGATGAGATCATCGTCGATTCCAGCGTGATCTGCGAATATCTCGAGGAGCGTTACCCCGAGGTGCGGCTGTCGCCGGAGAATCTCGCCGACCGGGCGCGTATGCGCGCCTGGATGCGGTTCCTCGAAGAAGTGCCGACGGCGGCGGTGCGTGTGCCGTCATTCAACATGGGCTTCCTGCCGCGCTACGAAGGCATGGACCGCAAGACCTTCGAAGGCGTGGAGTCCGATGTCCGGCCGATCCGCAAGCAGTTCTATCGCCGCATGGGGCCGCAGGGCTTCAAGAAAGAGGACGTCGAAGCCTCGTACGAGCAGATCGCCAATACGTGTTCGCGCATGAATGCGGCGCTCGAGAAGGGCCCTTGGCTGCTCGGTGAGCAATACACGCTCGCCGACATCATCGTGGCGCCGCTGATCGACCGCATGGCCGACCTCGGCATGGACACCATCTGGAACGAGAAGTTTCCGCGCGTCGCCGATTGGTACGAGCGGATGAAGGCCCGTCCGGCTTTCCAGCAGACATTCTATCCCGGGGCGAGGATGTCGGAGTTCCTGCCTCTCGCGCCGGCCATCAAGGAGGAAACAACAAAATGA
- a CDS encoding fumarylacetoacetate hydrolase family protein has translation MRFVSYIADSKPGFGLATEAGIVDLAARLGVPSLRALLEGAGVAAAAPFAAQKADRTLDSVTLLPVIPDCAHCYCVGVNYEDHLREVQAAGVARPRPKQPSLFIRYPETFVAHGEPLVMPKVSNDFDYEAELAIIVGKGGRYIAREDAMAHVAGYSCFNDGSVRDWQFHSSQVTSGKNFVGTGAFGPWMVTPDEVGDVGKLAISLTVNGTVLQDGNTSDLLFGVAEIVSYASAFLPLKAGDVIATGTPAGVGFSRKPPIFLKPGDVCDVRIERIGTLRNTVVKAAE, from the coding sequence ATGCGCTTCGTCAGCTACATCGCCGACAGTAAGCCCGGCTTCGGTCTCGCGACCGAGGCCGGCATCGTCGATCTGGCGGCGCGGCTGGGCGTACCATCGTTGCGCGCGCTGCTCGAAGGGGCAGGCGTGGCGGCGGCGGCGCCCTTCGCCGCGCAGAAGGCCGACCGGACGCTCGACAGCGTGACCTTGCTGCCGGTCATTCCCGACTGCGCGCATTGCTACTGCGTCGGCGTCAACTACGAGGACCATCTGCGCGAAGTGCAGGCTGCTGGTGTCGCGCGGCCGCGGCCAAAGCAGCCGTCGCTGTTCATCCGCTATCCGGAGACGTTCGTCGCCCACGGCGAGCCTCTGGTCATGCCGAAGGTCTCGAACGATTTCGACTACGAGGCCGAGTTGGCGATCATCGTCGGCAAGGGCGGCCGTTACATTGCGCGCGAAGACGCCATGGCCCATGTCGCGGGCTATTCCTGTTTCAACGACGGCAGCGTGCGCGACTGGCAGTTTCATTCCAGCCAGGTCACATCGGGAAAGAATTTTGTCGGCACCGGCGCCTTTGGGCCCTGGATGGTCACACCCGACGAGGTGGGCGATGTCGGCAAGCTCGCCATCAGCCTGACGGTGAACGGCACGGTCCTGCAGGATGGCAACACCTCGGACCTGTTGTTCGGCGTGGCCGAGATCGTCAGTTACGCGTCCGCTTTCCTGCCGTTGAAGGCGGGCGATGTCATCGCCACCGGCACGCCGGCCGGCGTCGGCTTCTCGCGCAAGCCGCCGATCTTCTTGAAGCCCGGCGACGTCTGCGATGTGCGCATCGAGCGCATCGGCACATTGCGCAACACCGTCGTCAAAGCCGCTGAGTGA
- a CDS encoding polysaccharide deacetylase family protein, with protein sequence MAQDALPFGWPDGRPLAISVSVMLEGWTDDAAPGIGPMGNPLRAGVYDTQAKSWSEYGAKTGAWRLLDVLADTKTQAVFYVSGILAERNPDLMKAIVQQGHIIAAHSWSQHIIPAYQSRQEELTDLKRCIDVLQKTSGMRPQGWISPRATPSLNTPELLAGEGMTWLADAFDRDLPYVVDTAKGPVVAIPFTMEVNDFPLCIRYGNEPDMFVRVLKSMLDGWSEIRSPAASLDITAHAHVFGRPAGAMAFKAAIKLAQESRYAWMTQHAHLTDLAMKNGKA encoded by the coding sequence ATGGCGCAGGATGCCCTGCCGTTCGGCTGGCCGGACGGACGACCGCTCGCAATTTCCGTCAGCGTGATGCTCGAAGGGTGGACGGACGATGCCGCGCCCGGCATCGGGCCGATGGGCAATCCGTTGCGCGCAGGCGTCTACGACACGCAGGCGAAGTCCTGGTCCGAATACGGCGCAAAGACGGGTGCGTGGCGGCTGCTCGATGTGCTTGCCGACACGAAGACGCAGGCGGTGTTCTACGTCAGCGGCATCCTCGCCGAACGCAATCCCGACCTGATGAAGGCGATCGTGCAACAGGGGCACATCATCGCCGCGCACTCCTGGTCGCAACACATCATTCCGGCCTATCAAAGCCGCCAGGAAGAGCTCACCGACCTCAAGCGCTGCATCGACGTGCTGCAGAAGACGTCGGGCATGCGGCCGCAAGGCTGGATCAGCCCGCGCGCGACGCCGAGCCTCAACACGCCGGAACTGCTGGCGGGCGAGGGGATGACCTGGCTCGCCGATGCTTTCGACCGTGATCTGCCTTACGTCGTCGATACCGCGAAGGGACCAGTCGTTGCGATCCCGTTCACCATGGAGGTCAACGACTTCCCGCTCTGCATCCGTTACGGCAACGAGCCGGACATGTTCGTCCGCGTGCTCAAGTCCATGCTCGACGGCTGGAGCGAGATCCGCTCGCCCGCCGCGTCTCTCGATATCACGGCGCATGCGCATGTGTTCGGTCGTCCGGCCGGTGCCATGGCGTTCAAGGCAGCGATCAAGCTGGCGCAGGAAAGCCGGTACGCGTGGATGACGCAGCACGCGCATCTGACCGATCTCGCGATGAAGAACGGCAAGGCCTGA
- a CDS encoding TetR/AcrR family transcriptional regulator, with protein MTKRPALMREAARERPETATQARILDSAITLFAERGFSEVTVRDIAERAEANPAAISYYFGAKEQLIKQAIRSVIAPLNEKRFAALAAVEARGDFTVEDVVRAMVEPTVEACMGSHDWDRHYARVLVLTFALRQQFVDQAMSEETDQVAMRFVSALARVMPARDRATLFWCYDFMIGALMHILLDGSRGYRLRRLSEGTADTADAKAMIVQLVRFITAGLKAPT; from the coding sequence ATGACGAAAAGGCCCGCGCTGATGCGGGAGGCCGCCCGGGAGCGGCCGGAAACGGCCACTCAGGCCCGTATTCTCGACAGCGCGATTACGTTGTTCGCGGAGCGAGGGTTCTCTGAGGTCACGGTGCGCGACATCGCGGAGCGGGCCGAGGCCAATCCGGCCGCCATCAGCTACTACTTCGGCGCCAAGGAGCAGCTCATCAAACAGGCGATCCGTTCGGTGATCGCCCCGTTGAACGAGAAGCGTTTCGCCGCCCTCGCCGCGGTCGAGGCGCGTGGCGACTTCACGGTCGAGGACGTCGTCCGTGCGATGGTCGAGCCGACGGTCGAAGCCTGCATGGGCTCGCACGATTGGGATCGGCATTATGCCCGCGTGCTCGTTCTGACCTTCGCGCTGCGGCAGCAATTCGTCGATCAGGCGATGTCGGAGGAGACCGATCAGGTCGCGATGCGCTTCGTCTCCGCCCTCGCCCGCGTCATGCCCGCTCGGGATCGCGCGACATTGTTCTGGTGCTACGACTTCATGATCGGCGCGCTGATGCACATCCTGCTCGACGGCTCGCGCGGCTATCGCCTGCGGCGCTTGTCGGAAGGCACCGCCGACACCGCCGATGCCAAAGCCATGATCGTGCAACTCGTGCGCTTCATCACGGCCGGCCTGAAAGCGCCAACCTGA
- a CDS encoding MFS transporter, which yields MVDISVENPDAPRRGSVAVIAVTLFLNVTGFTLILPVIPFLVGRYVPPDRVGLYVGLIVSVFALCAFAAAPVLGALSDRFGRRPVLLLSLIGSAIGYVIFGMGGALWVLFLGRIVDGLTAGNISTIFAYIADTHAPAERGRIYGLLGAVAGFGFMFGPVAGGFLGALSPTMPLFVAAAITVLCAFWVYIALPESVARDKPPGPWQWRQLNPLGQLAGVLRYANLRVPFFAAFCFFFAGAMLQSNLSVYLKDVLQFGTTSIGWTLFGVGVMDIVSQGLLTRVLLPRLGSRMLTRLGLAINAVGFAMIASLVFVPRIEFLAASIFVFTLGDGLFQPAMSEIIANAAPPDAQGRVQGANQAQQSLARMLGPLAPAILSPMSISAPYWVGGAVAIVGMAALWIRQKATR from the coding sequence ATGGTCGACATCAGTGTCGAAAATCCAGACGCACCGCGCCGCGGTTCGGTCGCAGTCATCGCCGTTACACTGTTCCTGAACGTCACCGGCTTCACGTTGATTTTGCCGGTGATCCCGTTTCTCGTCGGCCGCTATGTGCCGCCCGACCGTGTCGGACTTTACGTCGGATTGATCGTCTCCGTCTTCGCCCTGTGCGCGTTCGCCGCCGCCCCGGTTCTTGGCGCGTTGAGCGACCGTTTCGGACGACGGCCTGTTCTTCTCCTGTCGCTGATCGGCTCCGCCATCGGCTACGTCATCTTCGGCATGGGCGGCGCGCTTTGGGTGCTGTTTCTTGGCCGCATCGTCGACGGCCTGACGGCCGGCAATATCAGCACCATCTTCGCCTATATTGCCGACACGCATGCGCCCGCCGAGCGCGGCCGCATCTACGGCCTGCTCGGCGCGGTCGCGGGCTTCGGCTTCATGTTCGGACCGGTGGCCGGCGGATTCTTAGGGGCGCTGTCGCCGACGATGCCGTTGTTCGTCGCGGCTGCGATCACGGTCCTGTGCGCGTTTTGGGTTTACATCGCTTTGCCGGAGAGCGTTGCCCGCGACAAACCGCCGGGGCCTTGGCAATGGCGGCAGTTGAACCCTCTCGGCCAACTCGCCGGCGTTCTGCGCTACGCGAACTTGCGCGTGCCTTTCTTCGCCGCGTTCTGCTTCTTCTTTGCGGGCGCCATGCTTCAGAGCAATCTGTCCGTCTATCTCAAAGACGTCCTGCAATTCGGAACGACAAGTATCGGCTGGACGCTCTTCGGCGTCGGCGTCATGGACATCGTGAGCCAGGGGCTGCTCACACGGGTGCTGCTGCCACGCCTCGGATCGCGCATGCTGACGCGCCTCGGCCTCGCCATCAACGCCGTCGGCTTTGCGATGATCGCCAGCCTCGTCTTCGTCCCCAGGATCGAGTTTCTGGCCGCATCCATCTTCGTGTTCACCCTGGGCGACGGCCTGTTTCAACCGGCGATGAGCGAAATCATCGCCAATGCTGCGCCGCCTGACGCTCAAGGACGCGTCCAAGGCGCCAATCAAGCGCAGCAGTCGCTCGCGCGGATGCTCGGGCCGCTGGCCCCTGCGATCCTGTCGCCCATGAGCATCAGCGCGCCGTATTGGGTGGGTGGTGCGGTGGCGATCGTGGGCATGGCCGCGCTGTGGATCCGGCAAAAGGCCACGAGGTAA